tagaaagtAGGAACATGTAATGACCACCATAACATGGACTTATTACAAAAGTCAGAACATTTCATTCATTTTGACTAAATATTAAATTCGTATATATAGTTGCAAGCATTATTAAAAAGCATCTATATCAGTGGATCCCCTAACAACAGTGTCAACCAAGATGTTTCTTGTGAGCTTTGACATAGACAAggataaaagaaaagaaagaaacaagcaTTATTCCCAAGTACTCATTTCCACACAACTAAATTTTCTTCTTAAAAGCTATTACAATCTTAGAAAACACAGCTGAAATTAATTATGCTGTTGCAGCAGGAAGTGAAGCCTTCATCATGGCTTGGAATCTTGGCTCCTTAGCTTGGAACTTGAGTGCAGCATAGAGCTTCATGTAGTCCTCAAACACAAACTTCGGGTATTGTTGgtttcctcctccttcttctgcCTTCTGTTCCAACAATGATGGTGCAGGGTATATCACAGCATCACTTCCAGGGTTGTAGAATGATGCTATGGACATCCTTGTCCCATTTGTTTGTGTTATCACACGGTGCTCCACACTCTTGTATTTTCCATTTGTGATCACCTATGTAATTTCACCATAATTATTCACGTTTAATAAGGTTATATGAACAACCACCTTAATTAATATAAGTAGTTAATTTGTGAATGTTACGCATATAAATATGAGAAAGGTTTTATTATACCAGTTTATAAACATTATTCTAAGGATCAGTGATAAGAGAGTTAAAATACCTCAATTTGGTCACCAAGATTAACAACAATGGAGTGGCGCATGGGAGGAACATCCACCCACTTGCCATCCTTGAGAAGCTGGAGGCCGCTGACCTTGTCATCCTGCAAAAGAAGGATGATGCCGCCGGCATCGGTGTGGGCCCGGAGACCCTTAACAAGGTCAGGGTTAGGGCATGGAGGGTAGTTAGCAACCTTAGTCCCAAAAGAAGGACCTCTTGATCCAGAAAAGGCGTTTTTGAGATAGCCCTTCTCCAATCCAAGATTGTCACACAAAAGATCAAGCAGCTGGTCTGCAAGAATCTCCAGCTTCACTGCAAACTCCTTCATTACATCTCTGTACTCATCACTGAGATCAGGGACCTCAGAGATGTTAGATTCCGGAAGATGGCGCAAGAAGAAGGTGCTCTCCCAATCCAATAAGGTCTTGCTTGCCGCAAACTCCTTGAACCTCTGCTCCATGCATTTTCTGTAATGCTCTTTGTTTACCCTCTCCGCTCTGTCCAATAGCTCCTCTTCTATTCCATGATTCACcaactatatatatacaaaacaCCAATTAATGTATTATACTATAAGATGTTAAACAAATCACATTAATCATGAAATATATAAATGAATAATGTACCTCAAAAAATCCCCAATTCTTACAAGCATCTTCAATTTGATCAAGAATAGCCTTTCTCTCGTTACCATTGACATTCTCTAAGCTAATCACTGGGAAGTTCtccatctctctctctttctcttttgtaTCACTTTGTGTGTTTCGTTAATAAATATGTTTTGAGTATGCAGAATGAGAAAGAAGGAGAGTGCTATTTATAGGAATTATTGTAGGTAGTTAAATTAGTTTTGTATGGTGATATGCCGGAATTTCATAAAAAGTGCATGCATGCATGGTTTTCAATTAGGCTTGTTGAGACCTAAATGGTTATATCAAAGATCATATCATACGCTAAGTTGCGTCGTTGAATTTTCTTTGAGGCTGCCTCAAAGCACCAAGTTGCAATAGCATTAGTGCATTATTATTTCCCCTAAGCTAGTTGGAGTTTCATCACGTGTTTTATTGGAAGGTATAGTTGCCACAAGCTAGTTAATACAgttataaaattcaattcaacAAGGATGGATCTATTTACCGTTCAATTGTAAAATTTCGTTTGCTTTTAAACATTAAATTTTCAACCTCGTTAAATAAAACTTGTTTACATTTTCGATTGTCCTCTGCCGGCTTATAAAAGTAGTAACTCTTTGGATtaccaattttaaatttttcaataatttaattaacaaGTTACTTATGTTagtttattaaaataaataaacttttaaTGCTTTGAGTATACCTATTTTTTCTATCTAGTATATATAAGAGAAGTTTGGTACataatttttctcttaaaatatGTACCAttcattattatatataatattttaaaaatataaaccaCTTACTATCTTGATTAATTTTACAtttgttatttatatatatatatatatctcatATATAGTACACCAATAGTagttatgattatttttttggaATATTTCCTAACAAAAGAAGGCAACGGCATATTGGCATATAAATTATTTCAATTTTGTCTTTAGTCAGCATTACTGCATGCAAAGTGTAGAGTCTAGATataccaaattttaataaaattttaaaggttttgtttagaataaaatagttttgaaattgatttaagtaatttaaaataaataattggaaataaaatgaTTCTGTTTCGAATTGATTATGTAAAATAGaattgttttgatttaaaaattaatataataatatggTTTTACATTGTTATATTCTGTATTTATTacacttattttttattaccaaCAGTAACAACAGTTGGACCACCATGGGACCATTACTGTCATGTCATGGACCTTTACCACCTCTTTTATTCTCTAAATTCTTCTATTTTATGAGTTTAGTTATAATGTAAATCTATTGTAtttataaatcaatttaattcttatttttattcatttcaaacaaaaaataatttgaaaccAAATCAATTCTGATTCCTATTTTTATTCATGTTCTACTTTCATTAGAATCCAAGTACACTACCCTAATTAAGATACAAGATTGGCATAGAGTGGTGTATTATATTttgctttttttattattgtaatcTGTATATTGAATGTTTATACTTTTGTTCCatggaaataataataataataataataataataataataataatatttaaaaaacgGATAAGATATACATCTCAACACTAACAAATTATAGCTCAAATGGGATAATTATCTCCGAATTTTCATCTAGAAGTCTTGGGTGTCTTTTATTTAGTgtttactttttatttaatttactttttataatcaattttaaatatttaaaatttactaattttatattttaaaattagattctaattatttaattattttttacaattaaatattaatttttaaacctcataacaaataattatatatatgacTTTTGATCTTGGTCCAGTTAGAAAAGTAGTTGTCGCGTGAAATATGGAATGATTATTGTATTTGGTTTAAGATCCTTAAAAAAAGTAAGCAGAATTGAATAATGATTATTGATGAAAAGATTCAAAGTCATTTGATTTTCCACACAAGAACTATAATATATATACGTTATAATAATCAACCAACCATAAGAAAAGTAGTTTTTGACGTTGCGCAAGAGTTTAGTTGTCAATTTgcaatcaaatttttaaaacagTTATTACTTGGCAATATTATTAGACGCCACGACCTGGAAAATGAAAATAATCACATGACAGTTTAATTTTCTTACAAATATTAAGTCAATTGATAAAGGAGTAAAATAAGTTAGGTAAAATCAAAGGATATAATGTCAAGaaattagaaatatataatCAGAGCAATATACTGTTCTGTTTCATCTTTTTTGACCACTTATAAATAGTTAATAGGCAATAGGAGCCACAAATATAACGAAGAAAAATCAAAGTCTTTTTTAAATGATTATTGAACAGATTCAAATCTGTTCTTCATGCATCTATAAGTCAGCTGTGAGAGTCTTCCGTTAACTGAATACAttcatattttgttttaaaaaattaaaagaaacttaattatatataaagaatATAGATTCAATCATTAATTTTTGTCAAATAAAAAGTATATGACTAAATTATTTAAACTATATATAATTGAGAAACTATGAAGacttataatataattaaaccataataataagaattttgaaCTAATAGTTACAGCAATTATTGaacttattaatttttatatttctattctgatcaaaattgaattggattacattatttagactgtacataataattaaataaatttaatagttTGAATAATAAAACATCATATTTTTCTATTCAAATGAAATAGATAAGGTTTAAACGTAACTTCAAATGTGCATGACCATAGGCACACTTGGCGTGATAGCCTCCGGCGGTTCATCTCCATTATTAAAAGGCAAAGCTTGACTTTAGTTTTATGATATTGGAAAAGAAACAGGGTATTACAGAATTTAAAATGTTAtatatacactaaaatcagttattaaaattagttattatatatttatatatttatatatagatatatgtgttatttaattatttttaatgtatattttatattttaatatatactttaTATTAATAGTTGATTTTGATATATAATTATCCAAAAAGACACCAATAATACAAGAATAGTAAAATCTTTCCTTTTAAAATAACAGTtacttttatttccttttatttattaaaaaattaataaattttacttaaaacaataattattttaaaaaaattaataattaaattatatcatTTAACCTATAGTTTGTCGATAAAATAAGTTTATATTATCTTTTACTAAAACGAACAAGAATATTGGACTATTGGAGGAAattaaaacaaagatagcttcCTTGAAGAACATAAAACGGGTCAAGTCATTAGTTTATAAGCATTCTTTTTCATGTGGCGCTTATTGTTCCAACTCTGATTATGATGTAATGTTCTTCACTTTCTCCTTGAATGTGtaccttctctttttttttttttttttcttttcccctCTTCTTTTAGAAAAAGTTGGTTTTCTAAATACTACATTTGTATCattcaacaataattttttatttttaaactgaACAAGAAAGAACATATGATATAATGTCTTCAGAGAAGTGCCTATTAGGGTTTGACCAAGTGCTCTGCTAAGGCGTTTTTAGTGTCATATTGACGGCAGCCGATCATACAAAATTTTCATCCAAAAACTCAAATCAATCAGTGTCCGACTGAAATGGCAACATCAAATAAGAATCATGATCATACCAGGTCAACAatgcagaagatgaggaggatgTGGTGGAACTGGATAAGGAAGACTTCTCTAACGGAGTAAAAGTGTGTTCTAAAAGTTTGTTGGGAAGAGTTTTTGCAACAAGATCATTCTCCATGGGAACTATGAAAAATGCATTGAGAGCAATCTGGAATAGACCTGAGGGCTTTAGAGTTGCAGAAAAAGGAGGTAACCAATTccaattcttcttctctgaGGAGGTGGATGCACTGAGAATTGAGAGGGGAGCTCCATGGTTATTCAAAGATTATATTTTACTGTTAGGAGGTGGACTGAAGCAGATGCATCATCAGAGTCAAAGATAACGCTGTTTCCAATGTGGGTTCAATTCTGGGGAGTGCCGGAATGCTATAAGACGCTGGACGTTAGAAGGAAGCTAAGAAAGAAATTGGGAGAAGTTCTGGACGTTGGAATGTTTGATGTTCGAGGAAAAGAATCCAGAATTCTTAAAGCAAAGATTATGCTTAATGGAGAAAGGACTGTGCAGGATGGTTTGAAGCTGAAAACCCATGACCAGAAAACGATGGAAATTGGCTTACGATATGAAAGAATCGGAATATTTTGCACGTATTGTGCTCACCTTGGACATGGACCCAAAACATGTGGAGCTCTATTAGAAGATACAACTGCAAACAACGTTAGAGATGACATGGTGGGAGAGTGGCTCAAGGCAGATCAAGTGGGAAGGAGGATTATAGTGAAAGCGGAACAAATCCCAACAGAAAATACAGATCAAGCTAAGGCTAACCCTCAACCTCGTAAGAAACCACCACCTTCTTGGTTGCTCGATGGATTTGCTAATCTCAGTGTGATGGAAACGGGAGCAATAAGGGGGGAACCAAATGCTGGACTGGATAGTGAGGAGATGGCGGTCAGCAAGGAGAAAGTTGTGGAAGGGGGAGAGAGTTCAGCGACGCAGGACGTCCCATTGACCTTGGGCGATATTACTTCGACCCTCAATATCATTCAAGATATTAAGGGTACAGAGGATATTGGGAACAGGAGAAAGAAAATCTTAAAGGTGAAACAATTGGCGAGACAAGGAACTAATGGAGAGAGTTTACTACTTGGGGGGAAACGGAGGagtgaagaaaaggaaaatttgGAATAGAACAAGAGAGTATACATAGAGACAAATATGGATAAGAATGAGATGGTGGAGGGTGCCAGCCGTCAAGTGGCACCCCAGGAACCATGAGGCTGATTAGTTGGAACTGCCGGGGTTTGGGGAGACCCCTGACAGTCCACAATCTAAAAGGGATTACAAAATCCCACTCTCCCGAGCTCGGTTTTCTTTGCGAAACAAAAAATCAAGCTCGAAGCGTGGAACTGAAACTGAGGGCAGCAGGCTTTAGCAACTATTTCATTGTCAACCCGAATGAAACAGCAGGGGGTTTGGCGCTTGGATGGAAGGAGGATGTCACAGTTTAGGTATTACAACATTCATACTACTTCATTGCTGCAAAAGTAGTGGATTCAAGCATAAATAAGGAGTGGGGGTGATTGGAGTTTACCTGAGCACAACCGATCAGACCCGACTTCATCAGTTTGAAGAACTTAGTCCGATTATTCAACAATTTCAGGGAGAAGTAACAATCATGGGAGATTTTAATGCTATTTCATCCCAGAATGAAAAATCAGGAGGCAATTTCAAACCCCAATCAGTGATTGATGCTTTTAATTCCTTCATAGATGCTCATTCTCTTGCTAATTTAGGTATGGTGGGTAGGCCTTTTACCTGGACTAACAGGCGTAGAGGAGAGGCTCTCATTCAGGAAAGATTAGACCGTGTACTTGGGGGAGTTAGTTGGGTGGCTAACTATCCGCATGCTACTGTTTTAAGATTGTCAGAAAGCGGTTCAGATTATGCTCCTATCCTACTTGATACTAATCCAGCCAGGGAGAAATCGAAAAAGAGATTTAAATTTCAAGAAAGATGGTGTTCTAGACCAGAAGTTCGATAAATAATCAATGAAGCTTGGAAGGAAAGAGTTGAAGGTTCAGCCATGTTTGTGTTggcacaaaaaatttaaaaatgccGCCATAAACTGGTTCAATGGCAGCAGATAAGCAACACAAACTCCAAAAGACGAATTGAACAAATCCAGGGTCAGATTGAAGCTCTTCGAATAGAGGGTACATTCGGGGGACAAGAATTAATTGAATTAGAAAGGCAGCTAGAAATAgcatttcatgatgaggaaatGTATTGGAAAGCCAAGTCTAGGATCAAATGGTTACAAGCAGGGGATCAGAACACGCAATTTTTCCATCAAAAATTCAGAAATAGAACCAGGAGGAACAAGATCTGGAAACTAGAAGGAGATAATGGTGAAGTTGCAACCACTAATGCAGGAATAGCCGAGGTGGCAGAAAGTTATTTCAGGGGCCTATTTACTTCTAAATGCCAAGCCAATCCTGAACCATATTTTACAGACTTCGAGCCGAAGGTTACAACTTCCATGAATCGTCGGCTTCGAAGACCGATCACTATAGAGGAGGTCAGGAGAGCTACATTCAGCATCCACCCTCAGAGTGCGCCTGGTGAAGACGGTATGACGGCTAAATTTTTTCAGAATTTCTGGAACATTGTTAATGGAAATGTCTTTAGAGCGATTCGAAGTTTTTTTATAAGTGGAAGAATTCTAAAAAGCCTTAATCACACTCAAATCTGTTTGATCCCAAAGGTTCCAGATGCCAATACTATGAATCAGGTGCAACCGATAAGTCTTTCTTCAGTTATCTCTAAAGTCATGGTGCATAGACTTCAAGGAATGATGCCTAAACTAATAAGTCTTAACCAGGGTGCTTTTATTAAAAGTCGACTTATATCCGATAATATTCTCATTGCCCATGAATACATGCACTATCTGAAACTAAGCGACAGGGTGTGGCAGCAAAAATGGCCGTCAAACTTGATATGAGTAAAGCCTATGATAAGGTTGAGTGGCAGTTTCTATGGTTTATGCTAAACAAGCTGGGATTTGATGATACTTGGATTAACTGGGTTCGCGAACTAGTAACTACTATTTCTTATTTTGTCGTTGTGGAAGGACAACCTTTTGGCTTTTTCAAGCCAAATAAAGGCATTCGCCAAGGCAACCCTCTATCCCcctatctttttttattttgtgcagAAGGACTCTCCTTCTTGCTACAcaaggcaaaaaaaaaatagtactATTCAAGGAATTCAAGTCACTAGGCGATGTCCTAGAGTAAACCATTTATTATTTGCTGACGACTCTATTCTATTTTGTAAAGCTTCTATGAATAGTTGTGATAATATTCTTAATTTACTAGCATCCTATCAGAGATTCAGCGGACAACAAGTTAATTTGGCCAAGTCGGCAATATTTTTTAGTAACAACACCCCGACCTCAGTTCGAACTCAATTGGCAGAGGCATTGAACATTAACCACATCGAGGCTCAGGACAAGTACCTTGATTTACCCTCTATTGTGTCTAAATCTAAAAAGGCAACATTCAGTTTCGTTAAAGAAAAAGTTCGAAACAAGGTTCAAGGGTGGAAGCGCAGCCTCCTCTCGGCAGGGGGAAGACAAGTCCTTCTAAAGGCGGTGGGCGAAGCCATTTCAATCTATACTCTATCCTGCTTCAGACTTCCAGATAGCCTGATCTCAGATATTCACAGCATTCTCACACAGTTTTGGTGGGGACAAAAAGGGAGTCAAAGACGAATGGCTTGGATAAGCTGGAATACGATGACCAGACCGAAGAAGGAAGGAGGACTGGGTTTTAAAGACCTTAAAGCACAAAATCTAGCCTTACTAGGAAAGCATTTCTGGAGGATCCTAACACAACCTAATTCTCTTGTAACCAAAATACTCAAAGGAAAGTACCACAAATATACAGATGCACTAAAGGCAGAGATAGGAAGCTCACCTTCATGGGGCTGGAGAAGCCTTTTAGAGAGGCGCTCTGTAGTTGAAAAAGGGATAACTTGGCGAATTGGCTCAGCATCTCAACTGCACATCTATGAAGACCATTGGCTTCCTCCTCCGTACCCCTTCACTATCACACGCAGCCCGCACCACCCAAACCTGGGACGTCCTCTTTTCTGGGTTAAAGACCTGTTCACATAGAACCAACAGTGAAATCAGACATTGATCTATGAAAATTTTCTGGCAGATGTTGCTTATAAAATACTGACTctgaacattgaacctggagcTGATGAACTTCAGTGGGTACTGAACAAGGGTGGAACGTATGACGCTGCATCCGGCTATTCGGTGGCATACCAATTCAATCATGATCCAATTGAGTTTTGTCCCCAATTGATGAGACAAAAGGATGTATGGGTCACATTGTGGAAGCTGGCTCTCCCCCACAAAATCAAGATTTTTCTTTGGAAGAGCATCCACCAAGGTCTCCCGGTCTGCCACCTCCTTCACCATCGCTTCCCATCAACATCTGCAATCTGCTCGTGTTGCTCAGAAGAAGATGAAACAGTGCTCCATTGCTTGGTGACATGCAAATATGCTAAAGAAGTTTGGAATCAAAGTCCACTCGCATACCTGCTAGCAACATCCCCTTCTAGTACCTCCACCCAATGGTGGATATCATCAATGGAAGCCCTCAAATCTAGCCCCAATCGACAGACCCACTCCCATTTTCTTGTTATTCTTCTCTGGTTTTTGTGGAAGGAACGAAACTCATGGATTTTTGAACACAAACAGAGATCTCCCGTTGAAGTCCTCTCTTCAGCCTGCAAGCACCATGATGAACTCCTGCGACTTTCAAGCTCCCTTCTTACCTAACTTGGATAATATTGATCTCTATTTCTTTGTTTAAAAAATGCTAGTCTTTACCTTCAATTACTGAAGGCTTAGTTGGGTTATGACcctatcttctttcttttggtcTTAGTAATAATGGACATCTATACTTTCTTTTCTATTAATGAAAGTTTATATCTTTGGAAAAAAAACTGAACGAGAAAGAAAAATTTATCAtatgaaattttcaattaatgATTTCCAATTATCATAATGCTCACAGTTTTTGTGTAAGATGATTTCTAAATCATCATTACTCTTAGAAAGGtaagagagaataatagaaaaaagatttaaatgtaTTTAAGTTGTGtaaaatgatacaatataaaaagttatttataggtgctaaaaaaattaaaataataaaaacgtaatatcctataataaatattcagatatactaaataattttaattaatgataattaatcCTAATATATTCTAACAATTACTATCAAATGTATAGATGGTATTTATAAGTTACAAGTGAATATTTTTAGGAtcaaattcttttaaaatagAAGATTgataaagtaaaaaatttaaaataaaactcTTAAATTAAAGTGGTAAGATTTACACATAATGAATTGGAAATTATAAATTCAATGGTAATCCATTTCTTAACTTTATCAATTTCTTATTTAAACTTGAAATTTTGCATAACCAACTAAGCTATTTTTATTagcttattttcttttccttcaaaaTTATGTGTCCCAAATGATTTATGTAAacgtttattattattattatttccaaTAGTAAATttactcttttttctttctatgtAGGTaaatttactttaaaaaaaattcgtATATGACCTTAATTTGAGTAagatttttttctcattttgttgcattcatttatttgttattaagtaattttcatatagactattttttttttgaatcactTACTAGTTCCtacaataatatattttttttaacttactACAAATATGTTAAAGCTGtgtttattataataataataatatataatactATAATATTGTAAGAGACATAGAAAAgtttctaaaattatttattttcttttaaatccgccctttttatcatttataaatagaaaaaagtTTTACAATATCATAATAATGAGCTTGGGAGGCTCTAACAAAGGAGAACTCCATATAACTTATGTTTATGTCCCCTTCTAAGATAAACTACGTAATTGCATATAGAAGCCATATGTCAAATCAAGCAAGCTTAAGTAATTATTATTTAGGAGAAAATGCTTGGTAGGTTTGGGTAATAAACTAATAATCATAAGGGTTAACTTAACTAGCCTTAGCCACCAAATATGAGTCCAAAATTGTAGTAGACAATTCAATGACGCAAATTGACCCTTGACTTATAAACATACGTGGAACCATGCATATATTATCATATTTATTTCATGTCAAGTCATGCGCATTATTTAATAGCTCTTATAATTTTCTAAAAGTGCTTTCCATCTACAATCATTGGAAATTCCTATAAATACTAGTGTAACATGCACCTAACTTCTCATCAATCTCCATACTCAAAACATATTCATTAACAAAACACACAAAGTGAtacaaaagagaaagagaaagagatggaGAACTTCCCAGTGATTAGCTTAGAGAATGTCAATGGTAACGAGAGGAAGGCTATTCTTGATCAAATTGAAGATGCTTGTAAGAACTGGGGATTCTTTGAGGTAAGTACATTCATTTATATATTTCATGATCTTATAGTATAACACATTAATTGGtgttttgtatatatatatatagttggtGAATCATGGAATAGAAGAGGAGTTATTGGACAGAGTGGAGAGGGTAAACAAAGAGCATTACAGAAAATGCATGGAGCAGAGGTTCAAGGAGTTTGCAGCAAGCAAGACCTTATTGGATTGGGAGAGCACCTTCTTCTTGCGCCATCTTCCGGAATCTAACATCTCTGAGGTCCCTGATCTCAGTGATGAGTACAGAGATGTAATGAAAGAGTTTGCAGTAAAGCTGGAGATTCTTGCAGAGCAGCTGCTTGATCTTTTGTGTGACAATCTTGGATTGGAGAAGGGCTATCTCAAAAACGCTTTTTCTGGATCAAGGGGTCCTTCTTTTGGGACTAAGGTTGCTAACTATCCTCCATGCCCCAATCCTGACCTTGTTAAGGGTCTCCGGGCCCACACCGATGCCGGCGGCATCATCCTTCTCTTGCAGGATGACAAGGTCAGCGGCCTCCAGCTTCTCAAGGATGGAAAATGGGTGGATGTTCCGCCCATGCGCCACTCCATTGTTGTTAATCTTGGTGAccaaattgaggtatttcaacTCTCTTATTACTAATCCTTAGAATAATGTTTATAAACTGGTATAACAAAACCTTTCTCATATTTATATGCCTAACATTCACAAATTAACTACTTATATCAATTAAGGTGATTGTTCTTGTAACCTTATCCAACATGAATAATTATGGTGAAATTACATAGGTGATCACAAATGGAAAATACAAGAGTGTGGAGCACCGTGTGATAGCACAAACAAATGGAACAAGGATGTCCATAGCATCATTCTACAACCCTGGAAGTGATGCTGTGATATACCCTGCACCATCATTGTTGGAACAAAAGACAGAAGAAGGAGGAAACAAAGAATACCCAAAGTTTGTGTTTGAGG
The Arachis stenosperma cultivar V10309 chromosome 7, arast.V10309.gnm1.PFL2, whole genome shotgun sequence genome window above contains:
- the LOC130940875 gene encoding 1-aminocyclopropane-1-carboxylate oxidase-like — encoded protein: MENFPVISLENVNGNERKAILDQIEDACKNWGFFELVNHGIEEELLDRVERVNKEHYRKCMEQRFKEFAASKTLLDWESTFFLRHLPESNISEVPDLSDEYRDVMKEFAVKLEILAEQLLDLLCDNLGLEKGYLKNAFSGSRGPSFGTKVANYPPCPNPDLVKGLRAHTDAGGIILLLQDDKVSGLQLLKDGKWVDVPPMRHSIVVNLGDQIEVITNGKYKSVEHRVIAQTNGTRMSIASFYNPGSDAVIYPAPSLLEQKTEEGGNKEYPKFVFEDYMKLYAALKFQAKEPRFQAMMSVAEA
- the LOC130939336 gene encoding uncharacterized protein LOC130939336, which translates into the protein MGDFNAISSQNEKSGGNFKPQSVIDAFNSFIDAHSLANLGMVGRPFTWTNRRRGEALIQERLDRISNTNSKRRIEQIQGQIEALRIEGTFGGQELIELERQLEIAFHDEEMYWKAKSRIKWLQAGDQNTQFFHQKFRNRTRRNKIWKLEGDNGEVATTNAGIAEVAESYFRGLFTSKCQANPEPYFTDFEPKVTTSMNRRLRRPITIEEVRRATFSIHPQSAPGEDGMTAKFFQNFWNIVNGNVFRAIRSFFISGRILKSLNHTQICLIPKVPDANTMNQVQPISLSSVISKVMVHRLQGMMPKLISLNQGAFIKSRLISDNILIAHEYMHYLKLSDRRFSGQQVNLAKSAIFFSNNTPTSVRTQLAEALNINHIEAQDKYLDLPSIVSKSKKATFSFVKEKVRNKVQGWKRSLLSAGGRQVLLKAVGEAISIYTLSCFRLPDSLISDIHSILTQFWWGQKGSQRRMAWISWNTMTRPKKEGGLGFKDLKAQNLALLGKHFWRILTQPNSLVTKILKGKYHKYTDALKAEIGSSPSWGWRSLLERRSVVEKGITWRIGSASQLHIYEDHWLPPPYPFTITRSPHHPNLGHVAYKILTLNIEPGADELQWVLNKGGTYDAASGYSVAYQFNHDPIEFCPQLMRQKDVWVTLWKLALPHKIKIFLWKSIHQGLPVCHLLHHRFPSTSAICSCCSEEDETVLHCLVTCKYAKEVWNQSPLAYLLATSPSSTSTQWWISSMEALKSSPNRQTHSHFLVILLWFLWKERNSWIFEHKQRSPVEVLSSACKHHDELLRLSSSLLT
- the LOC130940976 gene encoding 1-aminocyclopropane-1-carboxylate oxidase-like, which codes for MENFPVISLENVNGNERKAILDQIEDACKNWGFFELVNHGIEEELLDRAERVNKEHYRKCMEQRFKEFAASKTLLDWESTFFLRHLPESNISEVPDLSDEYRDVMKEFAVKLEILADQLLDLLCDNLGLEKGYLKNAFSGSRGPSFGTKVANYPPCPNPDLVKGLRAHTDAGGIILLLQDDKVSGLQLLKDGKWVDVPPMRHSIVVNLGDQIEVITNGKYKSVEHRVITQTNGTRMSIASFYNPGSDAVIYPAPSLLEQKAEEGGGNQQYPKFVFEDYMKLYAALKFQAKEPRFQAMMKASLPAATA